Proteins encoded within one genomic window of Fibrobacter sp.:
- a CDS encoding succinate dehydrogenase/fumarate reductase iron-sulfur subunit — MSNGNMNLTLKIWRQKDSKTKGQFETVKISDISPDMSFLEMLDIVNEEQMKQGKEGFAFDHDCREGICGMCSLVINGMPHGPDHGITTCQLHMRKFKDGDTIVIEPWRAAAFPVIRDCAVDRSAFDRIIAAGGYVSVNTGAAPEASVIPVPKADADRAFDAAACVGCGACVAACKNASAMLFVSAKVSHLSFLPQGKVEAKKRVLAMVAQMDKEGFGNCTNLYECQAACPKGITVDYIAKMNREYLMATATYAEKVYGKD; from the coding sequence ATGAGCAACGGCAACATGAATTTGACTTTGAAGATTTGGCGTCAGAAGGACTCCAAGACCAAGGGACAGTTCGAAACTGTCAAGATCAGCGACATTTCTCCCGACATGTCCTTCCTGGAAATGCTGGACATTGTCAACGAAGAACAGATGAAGCAGGGCAAGGAAGGCTTTGCATTCGACCACGACTGCCGCGAAGGCATTTGCGGTATGTGCTCTCTGGTCATCAACGGTATGCCCCATGGTCCCGACCACGGCATCACCACTTGCCAGCTGCACATGCGTAAGTTCAAGGATGGCGATACCATCGTGATCGAACCGTGGCGCGCTGCCGCATTCCCGGTTATCCGTGACTGCGCTGTGGACCGTTCCGCATTCGACCGCATCATCGCTGCTGGCGGCTACGTTTCCGTCAACACCGGTGCCGCTCCCGAAGCTTCCGTGATCCCCGTTCCCAAGGCTGATGCAGACCGCGCATTCGACGCTGCTGCTTGCGTTGGTTGCGGTGCTTGCGTTGCTGCATGTAAGAACGCTTCCGCTATGCTCTTCGTCTCTGCTAAGGTTTCTCACCTCAGCTTCTTGCCCCAGGGCAAGGTCGAAGCCAAGAAGCGCGTGCTCGCTATGGTGGCACAGATGGACAAGGAAGGCTTTGGTAACTGCACCAACCTTTACGAATGCCAGGCTGCTTGCCCGAAGGGTATCACCGTGGATTACATCGCCAAGATGAACCGCGAATACCTCATGGCAACCGCTACCTACGCTGAAAAGGTTTATGGTAAGGACTAA